A part of Paenibacillus sp. sptzw28 genomic DNA contains:
- a CDS encoding ABC transporter ATP-binding protein, protein MNRINKVIGMMADSFIKIYRISPLTVILMVTVTIVGAFYSYVNIYFSKIILDSIVEMNESVIIWGLCLFVGFQLLKLIIDFFSSLQIVKMSINFSKKSDEEMIDQNAKMELLIKEFPSFQSEFAYLKFANNKIYENYLNLIEFITQLIVLMSLIKYLSETFILFSILAMAVGVLKGIINLTTVKKRVKLNAEIESSLMKPMYYYNLLTGVDTQKEITLYSTTNYYKQKWKEELDKIDFKKVCLEKMEKITYASKEILTIVNSAVVVVLLVYLIKKQQASVGDYIAVTMAVTIIINVISSLIEGCIKWFENLQYSEMANDMRAIIAEKSVVKTTYDKLPFSFQNSINLSNLNFTYPNSQNVALSEINLSINKGETIAVLGENGSGKTTLVKLLLGLYKVEDNCIFYDNVPINKFDVNSLYQKTSAIFQDYIKYQTNVRENVAVGDISQIKDDGKLESILKRVVFDKDLPHGLNTKLGFIDQESINLSGGQWQRLALARVFVKDNPEIIIFDEPTSAMDPLAEMRILNDVLEYCKTTTTIMISHRVGIARKADKICVMQKGKIVEFGTHDELMFNKHIYYDMWMSQREWYNDTKVEVLAP, encoded by the coding sequence ATGAATAGAATTAATAAAGTGATCGGAATGATGGCCGATTCATTCATCAAAATCTACAGGATAAGTCCACTGACTGTTATTCTAATGGTGACTGTTACAATAGTAGGTGCGTTTTACTCTTACGTAAATATTTATTTCTCTAAAATCATACTTGATTCTATAGTGGAAATGAATGAGAGTGTGATTATATGGGGTCTATGTTTGTTTGTTGGGTTTCAATTATTAAAACTTATAATTGATTTTTTTTCCTCTTTGCAAATTGTCAAGATGAGTATTAACTTCTCAAAAAAAAGTGATGAGGAAATGATTGATCAGAACGCAAAAATGGAACTTCTAATTAAAGAGTTTCCTTCTTTTCAATCCGAATTCGCGTATTTAAAATTTGCGAATAATAAAATATATGAGAACTATCTGAATCTAATTGAATTTATAACGCAATTAATTGTTTTGATGTCACTCATTAAATACTTATCGGAAACATTTATTCTTTTTAGTATTTTAGCAATGGCAGTAGGCGTATTAAAAGGAATAATCAACTTAACAACTGTAAAAAAGAGGGTTAAGCTTAATGCAGAGATTGAATCCAGCCTAATGAAACCAATGTATTATTATAATTTATTAACCGGTGTTGATACTCAAAAGGAGATAACACTATACTCAACTACAAATTATTATAAACAAAAATGGAAAGAAGAGCTGGATAAAATTGATTTCAAAAAAGTATGCTTAGAAAAAATGGAAAAAATAACCTACGCAAGTAAGGAAATATTGACTATTGTAAATTCAGCGGTGGTCGTTGTACTACTAGTCTATTTAATAAAAAAACAACAAGCATCTGTCGGCGACTACATCGCAGTTACAATGGCCGTTACCATTATTATTAATGTTATTTCCAGCCTTATTGAAGGTTGCATTAAATGGTTTGAAAACTTACAGTATTCAGAAATGGCAAACGATATGAGAGCAATAATAGCTGAAAAAAGTGTTGTAAAAACTACTTATGATAAACTGCCTTTTAGTTTTCAAAATAGTATTAACTTATCGAATCTTAACTTTACGTATCCCAATAGCCAGAATGTTGCTCTATCAGAAATTAATCTTTCAATTAATAAGGGAGAGACGATAGCTGTTTTAGGAGAAAATGGATCAGGTAAAACAACGTTAGTGAAATTATTACTTGGATTGTATAAGGTTGAAGATAATTGTATCTTTTACGATAATGTTCCAATAAATAAATTTGATGTGAATAGCCTATATCAAAAAACAAGCGCAATTTTTCAAGATTACATTAAGTATCAAACAAATGTCCGAGAAAATGTTGCCGTCGGTGATATTTCACAAATTAAAGATGATGGAAAGCTTGAATCCATTTTAAAGAGAGTAGTATTCGATAAAGATTTGCCACATGGTTTGAATACAAAACTTGGATTCATCGATCAAGAATCGATTAATTTGTCGGGAGGTCAATGGCAGAGATTGGCGTTGGCGAGAGTATTTGTTAAAGATAATCCAGAGATTATTATATTTGATGAACCGACTTCTGCCATGGATCCCCTTGCTGAAATGCGGATACTTAATGATGTTTTAGAATATTGCAAAACGACCACAACGATAATGATATCGCATCGTGTTGGGATAGCACGAAAGGCCGATAAAATATGTGTGATGCAAAAAGGAAAGATAGTCGAATTCGGAACGCATGATGAATTAATGTTTAATAAACATATTTATTATGATATGTGGATGTCACAAAGAGAATGGTACAACGATACAAAAGTTGAAGTACTCGCTCCTTAA
- a CDS encoding response regulator transcription factor, whose translation MSSQSILLVDDEAEIVHLMKIYLQNENFLLFTAQNGSEALEILKKHTIDLIVMDVMMPIMDGIEACMKMREKHNMPIIFLSAKGQEVDKINGLSIGADDYVTKPFSPLELVARIKSHLRSYSRYTSSQQTNFDEIVIDDLKINIATHEIMRENEVIQLTPREFSILELLARNQGIVFSIEQIYEKVWKEAYLESNNTVMVHIRKIREKIEVIPRKPKYIKTVWGIGYKIEKQKN comes from the coding sequence ATGAGTAGTCAGTCTATTCTTCTAGTTGATGATGAAGCTGAAATCGTTCATTTAATGAAAATTTATCTGCAGAACGAAAACTTTCTTCTATTCACTGCTCAAAACGGTAGTGAGGCTCTAGAAATATTAAAAAAGCATACAATTGATTTGATTGTAATGGACGTTATGATGCCAATAATGGACGGAATTGAAGCATGCATGAAGATGCGGGAGAAGCATAACATGCCGATAATATTCCTTTCTGCTAAAGGTCAAGAAGTAGATAAAATAAATGGATTAAGCATTGGTGCCGACGATTATGTAACAAAACCATTCAGTCCGTTAGAGCTAGTGGCACGCATTAAATCCCATTTAAGAAGTTATAGCCGATATACATCATCTCAGCAAACAAATTTTGACGAAATTGTTATTGACGATTTGAAAATTAATATTGCTACCCATGAAATAATGCGTGAAAATGAGGTTATCCAGCTTACTCCCAGGGAATTTTCTATATTGGAGCTTTTAGCTCGTAATCAAGGTATTGTTTTTAGCATTGAACAAATATACGAAAAAGTGTGGAAGGAGGCCTATTTAGAATCGAATAATACAGTGATGGTACATATTCGAAAAATTCGAGAAAAAATAGAAGTCATTCCTCGGAAACCCAAATATATAAAAACAGTCTGGGGCATTGGTTATAAGATTGAGAAACAGAAGAATTAA
- a CDS encoding thioredoxin-like domain-containing protein, whose product MDGLKTVNSEISPCSFSSWDKRIVKLPEKGTQVLFFISLHCLHCIDFTPSLSEIEQEFPDFNFILFSTGDESDSQVMSEYFNWKFPIVHLNKSDMERFFNITMLPYVIVIKDSIVRVSGVAYNKSDYMKLASRIVE is encoded by the coding sequence GTGGATGGATTAAAAACAGTGAATAGTGAAATTAGTCCTTGTTCGTTTTCAAGCTGGGATAAAAGAATAGTAAAATTGCCTGAAAAAGGAACGCAAGTTTTATTTTTTATATCATTGCATTGCTTGCATTGCATAGATTTCACCCCAAGTTTATCAGAGATAGAGCAGGAATTCCCTGATTTCAACTTCATTTTATTTTCAACTGGTGATGAAAGTGATAGTCAAGTGATGTCTGAATATTTTAATTGGAAATTCCCCATTGTGCATCTAAATAAAAGTGATATGGAACGATTCTTTAATATAACAATGTTGCCATACGTGATTGTTATTAAAGACAGCATTGTTAGGGTCTCAGGTGTTGCTTATAACAAATCTGATTATATGAAGCTTGCTAGTCGAATAGTTGAGTAG
- a CDS encoding ABC transporter substrate-binding protein, translated as MSFKPITHDYKVRLIVLISVIPFLVFILSGCNLLQSSSEEVDKSTIPDTEVTVYSTFDDEYFYTFYGNYILQKYPNIKFRLIKSTSSSSEIAVEEIKKYKPDLVITWNKNFQKLKDLGSLSDLTTFINSDEMNLENYYTEMIASLKNDFGQLNGLAPLVNAYGVYYNKNLFDVNKVAYPTDRMTWDEMLQLTMRFTGTDTLGMEGLSPASLLRHIARTKGWKIVDEQRNELLFNQSAWTEAITMVLNTSRNNNVQNNSDLFLQGKSAMYFGMLDMVPKLQQQQAFTWGIVTTPVDAEARNLNSEIFFNDIFCIPNDAVQKEVAWEIIKAVMSEDAVSYLQRNSNTGAVSTLKQHMNQYNGVDLTTLWQQELDTRPYLSDKLSTTFIDSFDSMLDSVITLALQTNMSPKECLNKIVEQSKVIYQNELIDSKQ; from the coding sequence ATGTCATTCAAGCCAATAACCCATGATTATAAAGTTAGACTAATAGTGTTGATTTCTGTAATTCCATTCCTCGTGTTCATACTATCAGGTTGTAATCTTCTACAATCGTCATCAGAGGAGGTTGATAAATCTACTATCCCAGATACTGAAGTCACAGTTTATTCGACATTCGATGATGAGTATTTTTACACATTCTATGGCAATTACATCTTACAGAAATACCCGAATATTAAATTTAGACTTATTAAATCCACAAGTAGTAGTTCTGAAATAGCAGTGGAAGAAATTAAGAAGTATAAACCGGATCTAGTTATTACATGGAATAAGAATTTCCAGAAGCTAAAGGATTTGGGATCACTTTCAGATTTAACGACCTTCATTAATTCGGATGAAATGAATCTTGAGAATTATTATACTGAGATGATTGCTTCTCTTAAAAATGATTTTGGTCAATTAAACGGTTTAGCTCCATTGGTTAATGCCTATGGAGTTTATTACAATAAAAATTTGTTTGACGTTAATAAGGTTGCTTATCCGACCGATAGAATGACCTGGGATGAGATGCTTCAACTAACTATGAGATTTACAGGAACTGATACGCTGGGTATGGAGGGACTTAGCCCTGCGAGTTTGTTACGGCACATAGCTAGAACTAAGGGATGGAAGATTGTTGATGAACAGCGTAATGAACTACTTTTTAATCAATCCGCATGGACTGAAGCAATTACAATGGTATTGAATACGTCCCGAAACAATAATGTTCAAAATAACAGTGATCTCTTTCTCCAAGGAAAGTCAGCAATGTATTTTGGAATGTTAGATATGGTTCCAAAGCTTCAGCAACAACAAGCTTTTACATGGGGAATAGTTACCACCCCAGTGGATGCAGAAGCAAGAAATCTTAATTCAGAAATATTTTTTAATGATATTTTTTGTATCCCAAATGATGCAGTTCAAAAAGAGGTAGCATGGGAAATTATTAAAGCTGTGATGAGTGAAGATGCTGTATCCTATCTGCAAAGAAATAGTAATACAGGCGCTGTATCAACATTAAAGCAACACATGAATCAGTACAATGGTGTTGATTTGACAACCTTATGGCAACAAGAACTAGATACAAGGCCTTATTTAAGTGATAAGCTGTCGACTACTTTTATTGACAGTTTTGATTCGATGCTTGACTCGGTAATAACATTAGCTCTTCAAACAAATATGTCTCCGAAAGAATGCTTAAATAAAATTGTGGAGCAAAGTAAAGTAATCTATCAAAATGAATTAATTGATTCTAAGCAGTGA
- a CDS encoding MauE/DoxX family redox-associated membrane protein, with amino-acid sequence MVFLLGTIISFIFFSSSYSKIVSMENFHMELASYGIPFKWVPILSRIILIFEAGLFIVFLLNDTMNKWKQLLAAIFIITLTILTIVKNGLKNRECSCFGTNHPLSRFPILRNVVILLLLVIDYFLLKESYSSHEFVLSLLIVLSITFILENIKYKNELEKEMES; translated from the coding sequence ATGGTTTTTTTGCTAGGGACCATAATCTCATTTATTTTCTTTTCTTCTTCTTATTCAAAAATAGTCAGCATGGAAAATTTTCATATGGAGCTGGCTTCATATGGGATACCTTTCAAATGGGTTCCAATTCTATCTCGGATTATTCTAATCTTTGAAGCGGGACTTTTTATTGTATTTTTATTAAATGATACCATGAATAAATGGAAGCAATTATTAGCAGCAATTTTTATTATTACGCTAACTATACTTACAATAGTGAAGAATGGTTTAAAGAACAGAGAATGTAGTTGCTTTGGGACAAATCATCCCCTAAGTCGGTTTCCAATACTTCGTAATGTAGTAATTTTGTTATTGTTGGTTATTGATTACTTTCTCCTTAAGGAGTCATATTCTAGCCATGAGTTTGTGCTATCCTTGCTAATTGTACTGAGCATCACTTTCATCTTAGAAAATATAAAATATAAGAATGAATTAGAAAAGGAAATGGAATCATGA
- a CDS encoding cell wall metabolism sensor histidine kinase WalK: MEKRLFTTFLWKVLFSILVSLVSLALVLSCGYYVTALVLWFNPSSSAFVTSLLRWIINNIGSTPIMSIVGVLLFFVFFFFFSRNILKYIEEITFGVEEIARGKLTHRIPVKSEDELGIVAKSINQMAERLKQSIEEERSAVKGKSDLITGVSHDLRTPLTSIIGFLEYIENDKYMNEVELRYYVNIVYEKSLNLKKLIDDLFEYTRLTSGEIQLEFEKLDLSGLLRQLIEEFVPLLEQANMKYHIKGPSETVYIQADPNELVRVYENLFTNAIRYAKDGKQLDISITSVDDYVVVNFTNYGPPIPESDLPYIFDRFYRVDKSRTKSSGGSGLGLAITKSIVEKHGGLIWVKSNKKQTEFITQFLKR; this comes from the coding sequence TTGGAAAAAAGATTGTTCACGACCTTCCTATGGAAGGTTCTATTTTCTATTTTAGTAAGTTTAGTTTCTTTAGCTCTTGTACTATCGTGTGGTTATTATGTAACTGCTCTGGTTCTGTGGTTTAATCCATCTTCTTCTGCATTCGTTACTTCATTGTTGAGATGGATCATTAATAATATTGGCTCAACACCAATCATGTCAATAGTAGGTGTCCTTCTCTTTTTTGTTTTCTTTTTCTTTTTCTCACGAAACATATTAAAGTATATTGAAGAAATTACTTTCGGTGTTGAAGAGATAGCTCGAGGTAAATTAACACATAGAATACCAGTGAAATCTGAAGATGAATTAGGCATCGTAGCTAAAAGTATAAATCAGATGGCGGAACGTTTAAAGCAATCAATAGAAGAAGAGAGAAGCGCCGTTAAGGGGAAAAGTGATCTAATCACGGGGGTATCACATGATTTGAGAACACCACTAACATCTATAATCGGCTTTCTTGAGTATATAGAGAATGATAAATATATGAATGAAGTTGAACTTCGATATTATGTAAACATTGTTTATGAAAAATCTCTTAATCTTAAGAAACTTATTGATGACTTATTTGAATATACTAGACTGACAAGCGGTGAAATTCAATTGGAATTTGAAAAACTTGATCTATCTGGTTTGTTACGTCAACTTATAGAAGAATTTGTGCCATTGCTTGAACAGGCGAATATGAAGTATCACATCAAGGGACCTTCTGAAACCGTATATATTCAAGCAGATCCTAATGAACTTGTTAGAGTATACGAAAATTTATTTACCAACGCTATCCGTTATGCGAAGGATGGAAAACAATTAGATATCAGCATTACTTCAGTTGATGATTATGTAGTTGTAAACTTTACAAATTATGGACCCCCCATTCCAGAGTCAGATCTACCATATATTTTTGATCGTTTTTACCGTGTCGATAAATCTCGTACAAAAAGCTCCGGGGGGAGCGGACTTGGTCTTGCAATAACAAAAAGTATTGTTGAGAAACATGGAGGATTAATATGGGTGAAAAGTAATAAAAAACAAACAGAATTTATTACTCAGTTCTTAAAACGGTGA
- a CDS encoding RNA polymerase sigma factor — MEQTAKLDWHNIWNTHKKELFRYIVRITENYIDAEDILQDTFVKGYLYLELNKGELKTDSIIPLFKRIAKNVYYDYCRKRKRELLSNPFVTDNCNIEEKSLAKLELNRILSSLLFNEQKVVTYRLIYGYSIRDTAAILNKTEGSVKLTYFRAIKRIKKYAN, encoded by the coding sequence ATGGAACAGACAGCTAAGTTGGATTGGCATAATATTTGGAATACACATAAAAAAGAGCTTTTCAGATATATCGTTAGAATAACCGAAAACTACATCGACGCTGAGGATATATTACAGGATACCTTTGTGAAAGGATATTTATATTTAGAGCTCAATAAGGGGGAATTGAAAACTGACTCCATTATCCCATTATTTAAAAGGATTGCCAAAAATGTTTATTATGACTATTGCAGAAAACGGAAAAGAGAATTACTATCAAATCCATTTGTTACCGATAATTGCAATATCGAAGAAAAATCCCTAGCCAAATTAGAGTTAAATAGAATTTTGTCTAGTCTACTATTTAACGAACAAAAAGTAGTTACGTATAGATTGATTTATGGATATAGTATTCGCGATACTGCAGCAATATTAAACAAAACTGAAGGATCAGTAAAATTAACTTACTTTAGAGCAATAAAAAGAATTAAAAAATATGCAAATTAA
- a CDS encoding tyrosine-type recombinase/integrase, protein MCSPQPFFYFHCNRFRSLHNLFYRLWQGDDNHFFVFANPDGRPFHQESPYQWFRNFIFKHELPYMRFHGLRHTCATLLINHGVHAKVISSRLGHGNIATTMNIYGHRLRTADQEAALKFEHLFQSKPSNDQRH, encoded by the coding sequence ATGTGTTCTCCCCAACCTTTCTTCTACTTCCATTGTAATAGGTTTAGGAGTTTACACAATCTATTTTACAGACTCTGGCAAGGAGATGATAATCACTTTTTCGTATTTGCGAATCCAGACGGTAGACCCTTCCATCAAGAGTCACCATACCAATGGTTCCGAAATTTCATATTCAAACATGAGCTTCCGTATATGCGGTTTCACGGCCTAAGGCACACATGCGCTACCTTGTTAATTAACCATGGAGTTCATGCGAAAGTAATCTCAAGCCGCTTAGGACATGGCAACATAGCGACGACCATGAATATATACGGCCACCGACTTCGTACAGCCGATCAGGAAGCTGCTCTTAAGTTTGAACATTTGTTTCAAAGCAAACCCAGTAACGACCAAAGACACTGA
- a CDS encoding ABC transporter substrate-binding protein, translated as MNIRIFAIFLCLCVLLGGCQSENLVEEKKEITILYSSTADFYKDYGFVIDKFKDIEFRVVEFTPQLGKGVWKAMKYVPASNKDWDSELYLKLVRDTKPDILFFPSSIYSSLLNQNMLTDVSQYVNEGNFNGINSNITEAIKEMGNGSLYALADTTSSQALFYNKEVFEKYGISEPTNQMTWESVLELAERFPSDGKITGLYLPFYDAADLLLVMGKAEGLKWYDSLNKTVLFDNPSWRTILDKTITFYKHGSGNSGDDVLSELFMNGQIAMTLNTYHFTKELERSTKKVNWQVVSEPVDPNNPGVSHTINFQYLNGIYVETDDTENSQAIWSYINSEEAARLKNNLASSLFTQPVRESLISDDDNRNYKAFYQLKPKVLNELNRIPLSIENAVLGAINNILQPAINNELTIDQVVQKLQEDIQNVIQANNP; from the coding sequence ATGAATATTAGGATTTTTGCTATTTTCTTATGTCTATGTGTTTTGCTAGGAGGATGTCAATCTGAAAATCTGGTAGAAGAGAAGAAAGAGATCACAATTCTTTATAGTTCTACAGCGGATTTTTATAAAGATTACGGTTTTGTTATCGATAAGTTTAAGGATATCGAATTTAGGGTGGTTGAATTTACGCCACAACTTGGAAAAGGCGTCTGGAAAGCTATGAAATATGTTCCTGCTTCAAATAAAGATTGGGATTCAGAATTATATTTGAAGCTTGTCAGAGATACAAAGCCTGATATTTTGTTTTTTCCATCTTCAATATATTCATCTTTACTAAATCAAAATATGTTAACTGACGTGTCTCAATACGTAAATGAAGGTAACTTTAATGGAATAAATTCGAATATTACAGAAGCTATTAAAGAGATGGGAAATGGTAGTTTATATGCGTTAGCAGATACAACGAGCTCTCAAGCTTTATTCTATAACAAAGAAGTCTTTGAGAAATATGGGATTTCAGAACCGACTAACCAGATGACGTGGGAAAGTGTTTTGGAACTAGCAGAACGATTTCCTTCAGACGGAAAAATAACGGGTTTATATCTCCCTTTCTATGATGCAGCAGATTTATTACTTGTTATGGGAAAAGCAGAAGGTTTGAAATGGTATGACTCTTTGAATAAAACCGTCTTGTTTGATAATCCATCCTGGAGAACTATTTTGGATAAAACAATTACATTTTATAAACATGGTTCAGGAAATTCCGGAGATGATGTGCTATCGGAATTGTTCATGAATGGTCAGATAGCCATGACACTTAATACCTACCATTTCACCAAAGAGCTAGAAAGAAGTACTAAGAAAGTAAATTGGCAAGTTGTGAGTGAGCCAGTAGACCCTAACAATCCTGGGGTTAGTCATACGATAAATTTCCAATATTTAAATGGGATTTATGTTGAAACAGACGATACTGAAAATAGTCAGGCAATTTGGTCTTATATTAATAGTGAGGAAGCTGCGAGACTAAAAAATAACTTAGCTTCATCATTGTTTACCCAACCGGTTCGTGAATCATTGATCAGTGATGATGACAATCGCAATTATAAAGCCTTTTATCAACTAAAGCCTAAAGTATTGAATGAATTAAATAGAATACCGCTATCTATTGAAAATGCTGTGCTAGGTGCGATTAACAACATCCTGCAACCAGCTATAAACAATGAGTTAACGATTGATCAAGTTGTTCAAAAACTACAGGAGGATATTCAAAATGTCATTCAAGCCAATAACCCATGA